One window of Leucoraja erinacea ecotype New England chromosome 14, Leri_hhj_1, whole genome shotgun sequence genomic DNA carries:
- the LOC129703687 gene encoding UDP-GalNAc:beta-1,3-N-acetylgalactosaminyltransferase 1-like: MKLKLTYAISVVRCTIMKLISQWKQILFLLQFGIICWLIYLQSDSNKTINLQFFYEANPVSKRIPNFTLTPPLKCEGEDHFLVILVATRPNEVEARRAIRVTWGQKRTWLGKNVLTLFLIGKDDEHWNQSIEEEYAQYGDIISQNFIESYNNLTFKTIMGFQWISEFCPNAEYVMKVDSDVFVNVKYLVHFLLKTSKIISEFFTGFPFINTKPHRWFVAKAYISTTDYPFNVYPPYCSGLGYVFSGELSLKIYEMMRHVKPVKFEDVFVGICLKLLGVKLHIPDKGLFFIQKPKFDKCLYSRLIAVHGVSPWQLTKYWEDLRGLEISSC, translated from the coding sequence ATGAAGTTAAAATTGACATATGCCATCTCAGTCGTTCGTTGTACGATCATGAAACTGATCTCCCAGTGGAAGCAGATTCTTTTTCTCCTCCAGTTCGGTATTATTTGTTGGCTAATATATTTACAATCTGATTCTAACAAAACCATCAATTTGCAGTTCTTCTACGAGGCAAATCCGGTCTCCAAGAGGATCCCTAACTTCACCTTAACTCCACCTTTGAAATGTGAAGGTGAAGATCATTTTCTAGTTATACTGGTCGCGACGAGACCGAATGAAGTCGAAGCGCGGCGGGCGATCAGAGTTACATGGGGACAAAAACGGACGTGGCTGGGCAAAAATGTCCTGACTCTGTTTCTGATCGGAAAAGATGATGAGCACTGGAATCAATCAATAGAAGAAGAGTATGCCCAGTACGGAGATATAATCAGCCAGAATTTCATAGAATCTTATAATAACCTGACCTTTAAGACGATAATGGGATTTCAGTGGATTTCAGAATTTTGCCCCAATGCTGAATATGTGATGAAAGTTGATTCGGATGTATTTGTAAATGTGAAGTATTTAGTCCATTTCCTGCTAAAGACGAGCAAGATTATTTCCGAGTTTTTCACGGGCTTTCCCTTCATCAACACTAAACCGCACCGATGGTTCGTTGCAAAAGCGTACATTTCTACAACAGACTACCCTTTCAATGTGTATCCTCCGTACTGCAGTGGACTTGGTTACGTCTTCTCTGGGGAGTTGAGTTTAAAGATTTATGAGATGATGCGCCACGTGAAACCAGTCAAGTTTGAGGATGTCTTTGTTGGAATTTGTTTGAAGCTGTTAGGTGTGAAACTACATATACCGGATAAAGGGTTGTTCTTCATACAAAAGCCAAAGTTTGACAAGTGTCTGTACAGCAGGTTAATTGCAGTACATGGCGTCTCTCCATGGCAGTTGACGAAATATTGGGAGGATCTCCGAGGCTTGGAGATCAGTTCCTGTTGA